Within the Anoplopoma fimbria isolate UVic2021 breed Golden Eagle Sablefish chromosome 21, Afim_UVic_2022, whole genome shotgun sequence genome, the region TACTGAAACTCCCAGCAGGAACTCCTGGGTAGCCCACTTTACACCACCGTTTGAGCAGCCGAACACAATGCCACTCATGTCCCAGGGCGAAAACAGCAGAAGAGCCTGCTCCGTTAACCCAACTATGTGGAGAACATGCAGTCTTTTTTGCGCATGGAGTCTGCTGTTCTTCACAGAGGTTTGCGCGCAGTCCCAGCGGAGGTacaccttttattttattttattttattttattttattttattttattttattttattttatttatttatttattcttaaatCGATTTGAAAGCTTAATGAGTGAGCAAGGTGTCAAGGATTGCGTGTGGACTGTGGACTGTGGAGAAGCAGCGTCAGTGGACCGGAGTTTATTTAAAGGAATTTCTTCTGCAGTCCGGAGCGCCTCCGGTCAGGACATATGGCGCATTGAATTAAGTCTGTGTTCACCCAACCGCAGGCTGTCGTTAACGTCTAAACTTGTTTATTGCTTTAACACATCATtaacatttgatattttgaaaacagaaaacattctCTCCCCCATCTAGACCAACCTTCACCTGCGGAGGAAACATTACAGGGGACTCTGGAGTAATCGGGAGCCAGGGGTACCCCGGAGTTTACCCTCCAAATACCAAATGTGTGTGGAGAATCACAGTAAGTcacatttcatattcatatttagcTTTCATAgactagaataaaaaaaatgatatctaaATTGTGATTGAAAACATACCAAACAGCTGCACAATATAATAGTATGATTCTCTTACCCCAAACTCCCAATTTCCTTCTAAAAATACTCAACCACAGCCGGCTTAAGGCGGTTTTGGCTGACTGGCTCACATTACTGTAGATTTAAAACAGTCAAGGTGTTGGCTGGACCAAGATGCATTTTGCCTTTACATAAGTCAGACCTACTGTCAAAAATATGCTGTTAGTATCTGCAAtcacactacattacattacattacagtcatttagcagacgcttttatccaaagcgacttacaagaAGTGTagtcaacataggtattcaagagaactactagtcaccagaagtcataagtgcatctcctttcttaaacaagcatcttaaagcataaaccagagcaaaagtatagtgcagaggcaaattactacgaaaacaataattgcaacagactaatacgaatataataagtgctacaaactactacgaataggataagtgcagtaaacgaatacgaattcaataagtgcagcgaactgatacgaatacagtgagtgcaacaactaatacgaatgcaataagtgctacgaggaaggctcaggctCAATCACATGTGGAGATCATAGTTTTACACCATTGAAGTAACGAGCCAACATTCTACTGCTCTCAGTAATGTTGATATGTGTGTAACCCTTAATGCCCTCTGTAAATTCCCACCCAGGTCCCTGAGGGAAAGGTGGTGGTCCTGTCATTCCGCTTTATTGACCTGGAGAGCGACAACCTGTGCCGCTATGACTATGTGGATGTTTACAGTGGCCATGTCAGTGGGCAGAGGCTTGGTCGCTTCTGTGGGACGTTCAAGCCAGGAGCACTGGTTTCCACGGGCAACAAGATGCTCCTACAGATGGTATCTGATGCCAACACGGCTGGTAGTGGCTTCCTGGCTGTTTTCACTGCTGCCCACCCACATGAAAGAGGTAGGCAAACACGGGAAGAAGAAGCTTAGAGAATAGTTTTGGCATGCTGGCTATTATGTTGCTGTCCTACACATAGGTGCCAAGGTGTAGAGAATATCTTGCTGCTACCCAAGCATGTAATGGCCTACAGAGACACGTGGGACTCTGTCTCAGCCATGACTTCACCCCATAAAGGAATCTGATACTGGTCTAGGATTGTGCCTGTGTTGGTATAGGGTCAGtctctaaaaagaaaattaacaaGGCTGTATAACAAGAAAAGCTTCAGTGAGGTCATTGCATGGTAGCACTATACCCAGACCAACAGACAGATAGACGGAGAAAAAATGTACCTCCTTAAGCAGAATTTAGTCTCAAGGCATGCCGACACACACGTAAACAAAAGGAAGTGAAGGTTGTCTTCTGATCAGCGAAAAACAGTGAACCTTGTGGGTTTCAGTTTTCAGAAACAATGCTATGGGTTTAAGGTTCAAAAAGGGAGGAATATCTTGTCAACTTTTCGTAGTATGATGTGGAATttctcactgacattttttggaGCACTTCAGTAGAAGGCACAGATCAGTAGTATCACTTAGAGTTGAATgagcctcttcctctctgcagggTTGCGTAGTCACTTTGTCGGGATTTGGAATTTTAATGGCTGGTTCTCTGAAACCAAGGAGCTGACAGCTGTCTATTAAccagcctgtctgtctctacactACGGATGGTAGTAGATACCATAGACTGTTGCCATACTGTCTTTAAGCGTTGTCAAAACTGTACAGCACAACATTTGTTAAGTGtctatttttgtctctgtgctAACTTGTACTTCTTTATGTTGGAAAGGAAACATCAATCTAAGTGTATGTTACAAAGGAAACATGTCTTCAAGAGGTTTAGTCTGAAGAACTTGTGTTATTATTAAACTGATGTTTCTCAGATGCTTCACGACGTTGGAAGGATACtgtcttttttaaactgtcCTCTGCACAGGACTAATGACTGACTTACTCTTTAGGGTGCACATAATTACAAAGAAGGCAATGATAGCTGCTATTACAGTAGTGGTTCATTACAGGATTATATAATGTGCATGCCGGTCCTGGTTAATAATGATGCTAGAATCTCGATCATTCCCCTCAAGGAGCAGGAATGCTATTTTGCAGATTATTCCTGGTGACTATCCAAGATTAATATATGTCATCACTCCACAGGGGACCAGTACTGTGGAGGCAGATTGGACAAGCCTGCTGGGACTTTCAAAACTCCCAACTGGCCTGAGAAGGACTATCCAGCTGGTGTCACCTGCTCCTGGCACATAGTGGCACCAAAGAACCAGGTAAGagtgtttaattaattcataaaagGCGATGTTGTGTGCAAAGTTCTTAAAGAAATACAGATGCAAATGGACCTATTAAACAGCTTAAGTATtaatagagaaagaaagacactaATTATTCAGTTTGTCAACAGTAGATCACTGATGCTCCATgctaaaacttttaaatttaactgcACTACATAAGGCCAACATTGTGTCATGCTAAATCGTGGAGCATTCCTTAAAGACAGTTCAATGTGCAATGGATGTGGAACAAGACTACATCATCCCACAAATGATAGGGTAACCTTTAGTCTAACAGCCTACCTTGATAGCCCtattttagatttagattttggtgcatgaaataatattttccatGTGGTTTGTCTCCTGCTGCAGATTATTGAAGTCAAGTTTGAGAAGTTTGATGTGGAAAGAGATAACTACTGCCGCTATGATCACGTCTCCATTTTCAACGGCGCAGAAATCAACGATGCCAAGAGGATTGGCAAATATTGTGGAGACAGCCCCCCAGAGTAGGCGTTTCTGATTTTACTTTCACTAAAACATCCATCATATGAATTCCTCTCAATTTACACTCAGtctgcttgtttgtgtttctttgcagtCCAGTGTTTTCAGATGGGAACCAGCTCCTCATCCAGTTCCTGTCAGATCTCAGTCTAACCGCAGACGGCTTCATTGGACACTACAAGTTCAGACCAAAGAAATTCCCCTCCACTACGATACCACCCACCACTACCACACAGCCAGTCACCACCAGGCCCATACGTAGGTAGCAGCTTTTATCCAATATAAACCTGTAGAGGTCTTCTAACATCTGTCTTTGTTGATGTAGCTATGATACATGCTGGCTTTGCACTATTGGATTCTCTTTCTAACATGtgggatttatttttcactttaaattTAAGGGGATATTTGCAATCTGCTTCTGATAGCAGATCTGGGcaagaaaagaagaagtgaagtGTACTGCTAGAGTCCGTTTAACATGGCGTACGGTGTCAGAATCAGAGCTGGTTTACAGTACATGTGGATAAATAGTTAGCATAGTTACGATtactctttttaaataaatgggtTAAAGTGGTCTGTTAAACAAAAATGGTCAAGCTAATCTATGGATCTTCACAATTTGACATGCAGTTGTGATGCATGATTCTACTCTGTGCAAAGACtgaatagaaaatataataGTGGAGACTACAGGTCctataaaaatgtcttttgcTCACTTTTCTCTATGCACATTGCACAGGTTCATATATAATGTGGGCATGTGACCGCAACCAGAATCAACAAGTCAAGCCAGGTTATTCTAGCTCCTCTCCCTGCCGTGATGTCATTATTATGCTTTCTGGTTGTTTTATCATTCCTGACTTTTTCTTCTCCAGTAAGAATATTTAGACAGTCACCTTGTATTTTCTTGGTTCTTTCCTTTATGGACTATGTATTGTATCTCTAACTCTAAAAACAGATGTTCGCCTCCAATTATCTCGCTATTTTACACACTGCACATTGTCTGTGAGGCAGACAGCCGGCCATTTGGAGAGACTCTTATGTTACTGAGAGCAATCTCCAAACCACAGCAGAAACAGATGCAACCATAACTTTCACGCTTGCATCACTGGCAGAGATTGAATTatcttgtgtctgtgtgtctctgcagctctgaaGTACTCTGTAGCCCTCTGCCAGCAGAAATGCAAAAGACGAGGAACACTTGAGAGCAATTACTGCTCCAGCAATTTTGGTAAGAACATCAATACTTATTGCAATTTATTTGAACCACATAAGCTACAGTCACTGATATGTCCCAGAtctgttaatgtttttaatgcacatATTTATTGTTACTGTACATACATTCAAAGTAAGAAACCTTAACAGTACacattctttaaatatttattaaagcaTCGGGAGCCAAATCTCCCAAAACAAGCAGTTTACAGTCCTGATCATGTCACTATCTTTGCTCCTCTGATTTCTCACTGCACATGTCAAAGACTACCTTGATAGCCTGTCAGGAAGTGAAGGAGTGGATACAGTAGgacacagttacctccagtgtaaacacacacacacacacacacacacacacacacacacacacacacacacacacacacacacacacacacacacacacacacacacacacacacacacacacacacacacacactcagcctcTGCCTGTGGGTAAACTGTTGATAAATGAGCGTGTTGATTCAGGCTCGACCTCCGTTTGCCAATCCCCTGCTCTCTGATGTTTTCCTCTTTGAGTTGTTTACCACATGTGTTAGGTTGGCATTTCAAAGAGTTCACTTGAAATTGCATCAGGAACTCAGGAAATGCAAGCGGCGTGGTGGTGCATGTGGAAAAAGTCGCCCGTGTGATGTGGCCGTGGAGTCAACACACAATATGTtacatcacatttaaatgaagtgGCGAGACGGAGGACTGAAAATAGTTTCTCTCATCATCCTTAAAGCCATAACTGGTTGGTTTAATCAAATAATGTGATTTGAGCactttgaaatgttaaaagcaGTTCCCTGGTTTATATAACAATATCATCAGACACATTATTGAAACAGGCAGTCCTCTGGCTATTCTCCTCTGTGTCAGGAAATTAAACTGGAGTGAAGTCCAGACATATTGGTACCATCAATGAGAAGAATCCTGTTCATACTGAATCAAATGTGATTCCCTCTCACTCCACTGCCTCCACTGTCACTGCTAAATATCAGGTCCATacaacaaaacagtgttttttgttcttctgaAGACCAGGACAGACTAAACAGTAAATGACTCACACATTTGTGAGCACAAccgaataaaaaagaaaaagagctgtGATATACAGTAGGTAGCAAATGTGTATTCAGACAAATTAACCTATAAGGTGTTTTCTTATGgagttcaacatttttaataaattttcTTTACATCAGCTCCACTGACTCAAAACTTTCTAGCTGTCTGCTGGACAATTATAATATCACACATTTAACTTGGCCTTGTCACAGACAGGGCCATATCCTGGAAACGCTTAGCTTTAAACGTCTTAACATTACAGTAAATTATAtccttgatgtgttttttgagtttttggGAAGTAGCTATTAGCTCATGGATGAATGAAGGAGACATTAAAAGGTCGGATTGTTGAAAGCCTGCAAGGAGACGATGAGAGGCCATGCTGTTAATTAACCATGACATCTTCATACACAGGCTGCACTTCACAGACAAGAACTAGCAGTAGCAGTATGCAcacattattcacatttatCTTAGATTATTTATGACGCCAATAAAAGAGCAGATTCCCTTCACCACAGCTATGTCTATTTTTAAATTTCCCTCTGTAAATTCCAGGCTCCCCTTTCTCTGATGTTGAAACATTTGCTGTGTTCTTCGCATTACACACAAAAGCTTTACAGCTCTAAATTCCATGGCCAttcaatgactttttctttAGAGCAGGGCTGAAATCTCTAGATCCATGCCTAGGCCTTTTCCTTGTTTATGAGGAAATGTGTCAAGTTTTGTGTTCATGAAAGGAACACATTTTCTCTATAAGGGATATAGTATTTTAGTGGATTTTCACGTATAAGTTCATTTGTTAtgacctgtgtgtatgtgtgtgtctttgacaGTAATAACCGGGACAGTCATCACTGCTGTGATGAGAGAAGGAAGTATGTACGCCACGGTCTCTATCATCAACGTGTATAAAGAAGGCAATCTGGCCATCCAGCAGGCAGGAAAGACCATGAGCACCAAGATCGTTATCCTGTGCAAGAAGTGTCCTTTTATCAGGAGAGGTAAGTTCACAAAGTGCTGGTGAAATCAAATTGCCAATAAAAAGCGTATCCATATCCAaatgataataatcaatataaagTTCTTGGCTGACTGTTCTGAATAACATATGGCTCTGAGTTTGCCTCCTTTGCTGTGCCGTCACGCTCAGTTGGTAGAGCTTGCCCCAAAGTGTGAGGTGAGCGGCAAAACTCACTGTCCAAACAGTCGCAAcgttaaatatgtttatatgtgtgcatataaaCATACGGTATACAGACCTGCCGAGTGGAGATTTTGATATTTGGCCTCCCTGAATGTCTCTGCCGTTCCGCCACTGCATTcaggtgttttgtgtgtgaccTCACTAGGCTTGAACTACGTCTTCATGGGCCAGACGGACGAGGACGGCCGGGGTAAAATCGCCCCTCAGCACTTTGTCATGGCGTTTAAGACAAAGAACCAGAAAGGACTCAATGTTCTGAAAAACAAGCGGTGCTGAGTTCCAGTAGCGCTGAGGATTTCCACTATACAGGTTTGCCTGAGGCTCAGCTGTGGATGGAAACAATTATCTCAAactcaacaacacaaacacagtccaaCAACAAAACTGAATAACATAAAATCTACATTATTCattcaattaattcatttttgccGCAGATCACATGTTTTTAGAATAAAAAGAAGACGAGACCAGTCGGTTAGTCTGTTTTACAACCTCAGACTAATCAGCAAGAAAATTAGTTGTTTCCAACGCTGTTCCACAGCCCATTCTCACTCTGCACAGTCACATTCCTGTCATGCCCCTAGCAGGGATTTAAATTGTAGCCAGTTGCAGGAGCCCGAAATATCGAGTATAGCTATTCACAAAGATGTGCTTCATAAAACATTAATCAGATTGTTTAAAACTTCCAGTGTCCACATCTGTTTTGTTCcacattttacttttcagtCATTTCACTTTTAGGCTGTGGAGTGCAATGTGAATAAATCGTGGGGTTTATTATTTAGTATGCATTAAACAAATATAGTCTTACATTTCCAAAGGCTAAATTCATAAGGGATTTGTCACAGCTGactgttgtatttttaatgacAGCGTCAACAGTCTGGAGTTTTAGTGATgataaaaagtgcaatatttaatatgtatgtGATTCTTTTTGAAAGATTATATGCTGGTTTTATGAGGAACTTCCTATCTAAAGCtctttttctttagtttgtttaCAGATGCAAAGCAACGCTTTGAGCATTCatcttttacttgttttttaaaggcagagttatgaaattaataatattttcataTGAAAAAGTCTgtgaatattatttatattttattgttttcatcttcCCAAATAAAACTCCTTTAACATATTCcttgtgtttatctgtttttttaacaagaacTTTCAGCTGGAAACCGAATAATGCCAAATAGTATGTGGATTGGTCTGTTGAGAGAGGTCAAGGGACATGAGAATGGATCAGGTCTGTGTAATGTGACTCTCACGCGGGCTGGACCTCTGGGCAGTTGGCTTAACAGTTGACAGAATTCATGGCTTTCTCAACTGAGTGGCCAAGGGTCAGATTTCAAGGAGagaaatcaaaaagaaacaaagagcagACTTGGAATTCAGCAAAATCAGTTCTTTATGCCATTAAATTAATGTTCCATAAATTGTGTCatagttttttctgttgaaaacaATGGCTTTCATTAATTACAAAAGGTTGAATAGCTGATTAATAACATACAGAGCCTAAGTCGGGAGGCTTTGGtggataatatatatatatatatatttctagtTAAGGTCCAGGTTTAAAAGTCACCTCTGTGACTCAAAAGAGCAGAGTTTTTGCACATGCTCGGGTCACACAGCATCCCAGAAAAATGAGAAGCAGAGGTTTTGTcaagaggagaggggaaaggGGAAGTTAtatcaagtcttttttttttttagctccttGGGTAGAACATGGCATATTTGGAGGTCCGGAATCCCAGCAGGTCCCTCATCTCGTTGCGAAACTTTGAGAGGTCTTGGCGCAGGTCGTTCAGATTCTCCACCGTGGCCTGGTCTGTGCTCTGCATCTTCTGCCGCGTGGAGGTCAAGTAGCGATGAACCAGACAACACATGATCTTTTGATAGTTCTCATCACGCTTCTGCTTCAGGTTCTTCCACTCCTGTGTGGAAAAGACAATAAAGGAATTTATAAAATTGACAGGATATTGTACAAAGCACAAATGGACATTTGCTCGAGATTTCATgcagaaaatattcaaaatcgAACAAAGATGCACTGGCAGCCATCTTCCCATTACAAGTTGAGGTTATGAACTTGTGATctgtatgaaacattttttcttaCCTTGAGGCTATTCTGTCTCTTCACCTTGCCCTTTGAGGTGTGCGAACAGATCCACTTGCTCATGCTGGTCACCAGGTAGCAGACCGTCTTTGGGGAGGGGAGGATATTGAATGGTGGAGGCATGGTGCACTTGTCATCAAAGTAGCTAAGCCACAGTTTGGCCCGAGCAAACTTCCACTCCTTATCCTCGTGATTCTGCGAAAGTCAAAAACCCAGCGAGAACATTGAGAACACAGAAATGTAAGAATAATCTTTCACACACTGTTCTCCATTTAGAGAGgaatctttaaaatgaaacaaagctAATTTTTTAGGAAATCCTTGAGGGCAAAGATTTTTGTCCGGCCAATGATGTTTTACTTAGCAATCTCAGAATCTGTTATTCAACGGAAAAAGGAAATGTGCAGCAGCATCGCGATTCCaaagtgaaaaatattaaacatctgTGCAACATTTCATTGTGATTTAGAGAAAAATCGaattttaacagaaaatgaaaacagtctCAACTTTTGGTTCCATGTTGAACTCAAATTACCCTTGACAGCACTGAGAAACAAAGGCATTGTGTATCAAGAGTTGTTTTCACTTACAGCAATTTGTCTGAAGCTTTTGTGGAGCATGGCCACCAGCAGCTTGGTCAGCACAATAACCACCACAATGTTGTAGGTGCCTATGATCATGGCACCCACAAAAGAGCGCAGCTCCTCTGTGTAGCTGATGCGGGTGACGAAGAGCGCAACGTGTGCCAGGGAGAAGATGTACCAGAACAGGGCATAGCAGGTCCCCATAAACCTGTGAAACAGAAGAAGCAGGTAGTTGTCAGCGAGCATTTAGGAAATATTTCTGACAAATGCATTTCTCAAAATAACCCTAAAAATCGACATGTAATTTTACAGTTGATTTATGAGTCAGAATAGCTGTATCCGCTGTCTTTATACAGCCCCATAGTCTCTAACATCTCTAAAGAAGCATTCTGCACATTGATAATTGTTTTCATCGCAGTATAAAATGGCAGACTGAGGTTGGGGCCATACGTGTGGAATGCATCGTTGCTCTGTTGCTGGCAGAATATGCCCTCGCAGTCCTTCGTTGGATTCTTGTCTGGGTCTTGCTGGTCCTTTCCATAAAGCTGGGTGAGTCCAATGGTGAAGGAGAATAACACCAACAGGAAGAGGCCCAAAAACTTTCCAAACTCCTGCAGCATCTGACCCATGGAGATCTGAGGATACATGAATATTTGTCTTGTTAATCCAGTGATGCTTGATCTGATGTAATCAAGAAGACATAATTCATCTTTTTAGAGTTGGTTTTCTGCCAGCAATCACCTGTGAGTCATGCATTTGGGTGTCTGAGTCATGTGCTCTGCAGGGTTGATGTAATTAGATTTGATGAAGTAGATTTTCTTGGTACTGTTATCAAGTAGCTtctgtgtacatttttaaaaattggcATTAGAAAAACTCCAGAAACAAGCTAACTGAGCGTTTTCCAGCCGGCATTTTGACTtgaagcaggaaaagcacagttaaaacaaataacattcatgattgaaatattaaagataacattttatttaagtgtcccagtaagctgTGCTACAAAAGTATCAGGGAGAACCTAAATGGAAGCCAGCATTATTTGTTACACCTGTGCCTATCCTGAAATGACAAGTCAGAATTTCTGCTGTCTGTTTAAAAACTTTGGCCAGTAGCTTTATATGTCTACTTGATTATGGTGTTTTGCAACATATTATGGCAGCTGTAGTGCTCTCACCAGACATGAGGGAAGACATACAAACATGGGAGAAGCCAATAAGAGGGCTCAAAGACAGAGAACGTCTTCTCAGACCATTGGAAACTAACTATTTATGGCCCTGAGTGGCTTATCTGTTTACTAGGACCAAGTGATGCTCAAACAAGGTCAGAACATGCTCGCCcttgcaaaacacaaacacatagagtGTCCAATGTGAGGGATGACCACTCTCACTGCACCTCAAGGTGAATGGCGATGGGAGTGTTTGCACTGAAACCCAGGCAGCTTGTTTGGGGAGAAGTGCTAGTATATTGGGGTGATTCATTTTCTTGTCATGTCTAAATCCCCCCAGTGTATTCCTGTGCCACTTTGTACACATCTGATTCAGGAGCTGAGGGTGTTCCCTGCTTGCCCAGCCTAACAGGTAGCTTAACTTAGTTATCGTACAAACAGAGCAAGAATGCAGCAGGTCAGGAGCTCCTAACCTCGACTGGATGGAGGTCTAATGCATTTAAGGTAACTCAAATGCAACtatgtacacacaaacaaagaatttCTACTTGCTCATATTAATTTCCCACCAAagcatacagtacagtacagttggctgtttgtataaaataattGGTGTACTTTAgcatattattataacaataaatgATACAAAGTTTGCAACAATGGATGTAAAAGAACACTGAACTTCCATCAACAAACAGTAAATTGCTATTTAAGTTTgctttcatttatattatttaattacacTTTAATGTATCTGTTAAACACTTATTAACATTTGTTGCtaacatttgttgttgtttgattgttatataaataaatgaacttgaCTTCCAATTAGAAAAATGTTCGTCCAAAAGTCTTGTTTTGATAACTCTTGTTTACCAAGATGTTCCTGGAACTGTCTAAACACTCTTCcaaattagttttaaatatattccaGCTGTGAGTCTCTTTGCTCAATGCTTTGTGGGACAACATCATCCACCAACACCAGTTGGtaagtattttagtttttaacagTGTGAACACACAACTATAAATACTTGTATTTGGCATGCAACTGGGGCACAACGTGTGTCTTTTCTctcaaacacattcatacatgtCTCCTGGCACGCCTGTATCAGTTATGGGGGATTAACACCGTTGGTGAGGTTAAGTCTGGGCCATGAGTGAGCTCCTTGTAAGCACACTGTTGATAGTAGATGACAAACACTCACACTTTCAGTCACTCTTTCCGACCTCAGTAGGGGGCACTACCCGGCAGAAATGTGAGCTGGCCTCTTCAGGAAGAACAAAGTCATACATTACTGCAGTCCACATAGCCCTgccttcctgtctgtgtgtgcttggGTGTGAGTAGGAGCTCTACTGACTGCAAATAATTGCAcgctcacacaacacacaagtgTGGAAATGTGTGGGCGCATGTGCCTTAGTAGGGAGGTGTGTCTGCCATGTGAGTGCGGCCATGAACACATAGCCACATCTATTTCCAAAGCTAATCATTTTTCCATCCTGCCAAGCCAGCCagacagtgatgtcacagagtgAGTGATTGAGTTgcagagacaggagggaggagagaagagaagagaagagaaaagagagagagagaagcagaaagaTGGAAGAGATTGTAGCTGAAAAGTGCTAATTAACTATTTACAGGGTACCCTTGCTGTTTTAtaagtcaaacacaaacagcacttGAGTTAATGACAGGAAGGCATCCATACAAATGAACTGAAATCACTGAATACCTGAACACTGCTTTATGTAATGAAGCCACACACAGGGGAAAAATGAAATTCTGCCAGCAAAAGTCAGATGTTGGCTGGCTTTACAATCTTTCTGCCAGCTGTCTGGACGATACACAAAATCATGATGCGATAAAAAGGGACACCTATGGCACTGAGGTTGTTGAAAGGCCTGAGTGGAATTATTTAAACCAGATTTTTGGCTTGTCTAGAAAGTCTAGAAAGATGTTTTTTGACTATCCAAATCGCTCAGCATAAAGAGATGAGACCCATGCAGC harbors:
- the pcolce2b gene encoding procollagen C-endopeptidase enhancer 2b; its protein translation is MPLMSQGENSRRACSVNPTMWRTCSLFCAWSLLFFTEVCAQSQRRPTFTCGGNITGDSGVIGSQGYPGVYPPNTKCVWRITVPEGKVVVLSFRFIDLESDNLCRYDYVDVYSGHVSGQRLGRFCGTFKPGALVSTGNKMLLQMVSDANTAGSGFLAVFTAAHPHERGDQYCGGRLDKPAGTFKTPNWPEKDYPAGVTCSWHIVAPKNQIIEVKFEKFDVERDNYCRYDHVSIFNGAEINDAKRIGKYCGDSPPDPVFSDGNQLLIQFLSDLSLTADGFIGHYKFRPKKFPSTTIPPTTTTQPVTTRPIPLKYSVALCQQKCKRRGTLESNYCSSNFVITGTVITAVMREGSMYATVSIINVYKEGNLAIQQAGKTMSTKIVILCKKCPFIRRGLNYVFMGQTDEDGRGKIAPQHFVMAFKTKNQKGLNVLKNKRC
- the trpc1 gene encoding short transient receptor potential channel 1 isoform X2; its protein translation is MHDSQISMGQMLQEFGKFLGLFLLVLFSFTIGLTQLYGKDQQDPDKNPTKDCEGIFCQQQSNDAFHTFMGTCYALFWYIFSLAHVALFVTRISYTEELRSFVGAMIIGTYNIVVVIVLTKLLVAMLHKSFRQIANHEDKEWKFARAKLWLSYFDDKCTMPPPFNILPSPKTVCYLVTSMSKWICSHTSKGKVKRQNSLKEWKNLKQKRDENYQKIMCCLVHRYLTSTRQKMQSTDQATVENLNDLRQDLSKFRNEMRDLLGFRTSKYAMFYPRS